DNA from Cherax quadricarinatus isolate ZL_2023a chromosome 84, ASM3850222v1, whole genome shotgun sequence:
agcagcagcagctgacagtgctacagcagcagcagcagctgacagtgctacagcagcagcagacgatgctacagcagcagcagacggtactacagcagcagcagacggtactacagcagcagcagacagtactacagcagcagcagcagcagctgacggtggtacagcagcagcagcagcagctgacagtgcaacagcagcagctgacagtgctacagcagcagctgacagtgttacagcagcagctgacagtgctacagcagcagcagacgatgctacagcagcagcagacggtactacagcagcagcagcagcagcagacggtactacagcagcagcagcagctgacggtggtacagtagcagcagctgatggtggtacagcagcagcagcagctgatggtgctacagcagcagcagcagctaacagtgctacagcagcagcagcagctgacagtgcagcagcagcagctgacagtgctacagcagcagcagatggtactacagcagcagcagcagcagacggtactacagcagcagcagcagcagcagcagacagtactacagcagcagcagcagctgacggtggtacagcagcagcagcagctgacggtgctacagcagcagcagcagctgacagtgctacagcagcagcagcagctgacagtgcagcagcagcagctgacagtgctacagcagcagcagacgatgctacagcagcagcagacagtactacagcagcagcagcagcagacggtactacagcagcagcagcagctgacggtggtacagcaacagcagcagcagcagctgacggtggtacagcagcagcagcagctgacggtgctacagcagcagcagcagcatcagcagttgaccatggtaccacagtatttcgataatatttctcaccctttttaccacagggttggcactagaagctttcttggggcccatggtcacttattttgcagataaaatcaccaaaaacgctgtaataataagaaatgttacgattgtatgcttggatgttaccacggaggctggcttgtaagcaatgccaccggcggaacatgtgaggctggctcaggccgcacattagacgcgtctcagacgaatagtgttgagcgggttttttagcggtatgcgaggcaaaatcttagagataaaatgtatcggtatgcagatttaacgttatgtgatgccaacggtatgcgagggtccactgtaaatataattatcagagtacatgtatacgtatataaaacatgaaataactttaaaacatttgaaattttgaaaAGTTTCCAGACACACCGTAATGGAGAGACACGGTGCTCACGGAGCTcacagaaaataaaataaaagataaAGGttaatttctttgtaaaggttacaatgtgttattacaattttggtttgatAAGtataaagaaagccactatcacgccggggcatttcgagcagactaatcctaatacatagaaattacttaaaactagacagacAATAGTGCATAGTAACTACTTAATTTTATTCAGTCTTAATACTAATGcaaggtagtcaaggtggaggttcTGAAGAAAAATAATCCTGAAGTTacacataataaaaacaatacagtggaccccccgcataacgatcagctcccaactcgaccaattatgtaagtgtatttttgtaagtgcttttgtaggtgtatttttgggggtctgaaacggactaatctaattcacaatatctcttatgggaacaaattcggtctataatggcacccaaacagacttctggattgaaataatatcgttatccgggggtccactgtattacaaataATGGTTCAgacagtaatatttcatggactGACAGAAGTTTAAAAGTCTAGAAGTTACATAATATAACTAATTAGCTTTTGTTTTGGTTGAATTGGTTAATAttgagagataagatgattttttagcaaagtcctaaatttataagtagtcAAGGGATCCTTTACTGTTTCTGGTAGTAAGTTCAAGATCTTTGGGCCCTTTATATGCATAGTGTAAGACTGACAAGAGTGATGTTGAAGAGTGCCTTATACCTTGTattgtgcattctgttgtaactgtcaaggagtagtttaagtggagggtttatagtggaatttatggttctgtatatgtagtaggcacaataatatgattgtatgtcttgtatatttagcaagtttaggctttgaaaagtggtggggtgtgctgtctggcATAGCCGCTGGTAATCATCTGCACAGcaactttttgttgggttattaaaggtttaaggtagttgatccccaggcacaaataccataggtgaggtaaagaTATACTAAAGAATGGTGTAGGGTAAGGAGTGTCATTTGTGGTacaacaaaccaggtggggcatggtgaccatattagaaagtcaggtggggggagccatacagcgagttttggtcataattgaAAATGTCTGCATTAGTGGAATGCCGTaaggcaaaatgctgtaaagcaagGCTGTACTGTATATAAGCTAGCAATTAGTTATTGCCTTTTTAGTCTGAAGTTAGGCTTAAATttgtccaaaatgctctgcataacaatgggctttctgcatgcacacctcAATGTCACCCAtttttgtacaaacattgtatcatgctgattATGATTATGACTCTAGACTAAAATGCATCAAAATCATTATTTTAACCCACATACAGTGTCAGAGGTTAACTGTTCCTATCATGCACCACTTCAGgcaggaacttttttttttttttttactgcacacactacacagacCCATTCAGTAAAAGATATTTGCAGAATATAACTACTAGTGTACCATTGGTTGTGGCATAGGCTGGAGGGACGGGTCACAAGGACGGTAAAATATGCCAAGAATTTCTAGCATCCGCTGCACTTGGTCTTCCTTAATGTTGAACTCTTTAGTGAGTTGTTCCACCCTCGCATTGATGTCCCAGGGACCTGTGGCTGATGTTCTGTTGCTGGTAGCACACACTGCCCCTTCCTGCCACAAACACAACAAAATCAATTTAAGTACAgtaattttaaattatttttaaattcaTGGAAAGTGGTAAACTGTATGTGCTAAGAAGCACTACACAGTGGTAGGAAAAGCAGAGAGATGAAGGTGGAGAGGAAAGAGGCAGCATTTCACAGTAATGGGAGAAATAATTAAAACATGATATACTGACAAGGGAAATTAACCTCTCTCTAAAACAGATACATTATGCTTACCCACACCTCACAGAATAGCTCAGCTCCTGTAGCTGCAAACACACAATTACCAATAGGTAATTACATAGGAAATCTGTGCCTAGAGATCCACTTTGGCAGCCCACCTCAAATCAACCACCACCCAACAAAAGGCAGCCATCAGAGCATCACAAGCTATAAATATACCTAACACACACCTAAATGTGGTGTtcacaggtgtgggtggtgaaatAAGTAATGGTGAATTAAGTAATGGTGAAATAAGTAAAGATGAATTCACTTAAATGACTTTTACTTTATATGTTTCTCAATATCAACAATAAATTCTGATTAGAATTGATTTTTTTAACACCAGCAGTCTcctactgaggtagggtgacttaACAAAGAAgagacactttcaccatcattcactatcactgtcttgtctGAGGCACACTGATACTATAGTTCAGGTGCCCCTCCAAATTACAGTATTCCCACTCCTccctcagaatgcaggcactgtacttcccatttccagaactcaagtctggctaaccagttttcctgaatcccttcacaaaatgttaccttacAGACACTAACAGCTCATCAAATCCTAAAAGCTATTTGCCTccaatcactcctatctaacatgctcacacacccctgctggatgtccaagcctctGGCACACAAAACCCTCTTTACCCTCTCCCATCAATCTTTCCTAGGGCAACCcctatcctgccttccttccactacagatttatacaccctccaagttatcatattttgttctatcctctctaaatgtgcaaaccaccttaacaacccctcctcagccctcttcaTAATGTTTTCAGTACCCCTGCACCTCATCCTAACTTctaagctacgaattctctgcataatatttacaccacacattgattTCAGAtgtgacgtctccactgcctccagccttcttgttgaaatatatacaccacccatgcttcaaacctaagtgtgttggtaccactatactcttatacatcccCCTTTTTACCAGCATGAATAATGTTCAGTGTCTCctcagatgcctcaatgcactacccacctttttttcttcattaattctatggttcaccttgtctttcacaGACCATCCActaacatgtccactcccaaatatgtgaatactatttttttttccaacaaaccggcagtaccccaccaaggcagggtaatctaaaaagaaaaactgaagtttttctttttgaatttagtaatttgtacagaagaaagggttactagccccttgctaccaacattttagtcacctcttacaacaagcatggcttacggaggaagaattcttttccacttccccatggaaactattattatattttaatatttgtCATCACAGCATACAACATACCCAGGTATAACAGATGGACACTATTTGTAGAAGTGCACTTCTCTAGTGTTAAATATAAATATCATTCATACATACTACTGTTTACCTAAGATGtttataacactacactgtgctgCAGATGCTGTCAAGGAAAACTAAGAGAACACAGGCATGCTACTAGAAGCAAACACTTCTCTTATGTCCCTCACGTTCATTTGAACAATATACAAAATTCTACACAACTTAAAGAACCAAAGATGTTGAATAACTTAAGTGAATTAAAGAAAATGTAACAATGAATTAAAATTAAAGTAAAAAAATACCAAGTGCCGAAATAGTTCTACAACCAAGAATTTTATATCAATAAGTAatttctgagcatctctgcaaaaacagtgattatgtgtgagtgaggtgaaagtgttgaatgataatgaatgtattttctttttggggattttctttctttttgggtaaccctgcctcggtgggaggcggccgacatgttaaaaaaaaaaaaaaaatcagtcttaTTGTGCtcatctgtgatcctgctctccatcttacccataattcttttaataataaattTACCATACACTACCAGGTATAGTATACttaacaggcttattcccctataattcttacactctctcttttatcccctttactttatacaaaggaactatgcatactttctgccaatccctaggtaccttcctccctttcatacatttattaaatacatgtatatgcaccaaccatatagtcggacttgagtcctggaaatgggaagtacaatgcctgcactttaaaggaggggtttgggatattggcagtttggagggatatgttgtgtatctttatacgtatatgcttctaaactgttgtattctgagcacctctgaaaaaacagtgattatgtgtgagtgtggtgaaagtgttgaatgatgatgaaagcattttctttttggggattttctttcttttttgggtcaccctgcctcggtgggagacggccaacttgttgaaaaaaaaaaaaaaaaaatgcaccaaccattccaaaactatatccccctcatacttataacatttctgtctttatcccatcaattccagctgctttacccgtTTTCATTCTGCCCACCGCCTCTTACACCCCCCACccatattaattaattaattattacatatttttttcaatgaaccaggcatatcccactgaggcagggtgacctataaagaaaaacaagagtttttccttttatatttagtaatttctacaggaaaaggggttactagcctcttgcttccggcattttagtcgcgtcTTATGACACGTATGACTCGCAGAGAAAGAGGAGATATTCCTGTAGAGCAGCATTTCTCACCAGGGTTCCCCGGAACCCTAGAGTTTCGTGAACTGTCGCTATGGGTTTCGAGAGAAATGGTGATAAATAGGCTAATCGTGTGTAAATGCATTTTTGAGTAATTtttgtgtttaatttttttttttcaacaaactggccgtatctgTATTCGTAATTTTACCATACACATACGGCATATTCTTGAAAAATTCTTGGCTATTATAATAAAgtcttcaacctgttatatcatTTAATGCTTTCATTTTCAGGACCCCTAATTCTAAACTCTCGCTCTGTGTCAAAAAATATtcagaaaacaaaaaaaaattattttttcttaccaaaatcttaagaatatttttgtgagtgttttaaaacaaaaacaaaaaaattgtgATCAgaacttaccgagatatagaggcatgaaatTGACAAAGTTAACCGCTTACGGTAACATCGATGACTGCCGCTCACTCTAATattattttttacttttattgcattttttcttttattttttaatattttaaattttcaagtaacttttgtggcttgtgagaccaatataatgtgtaatgtatattttttttttttttttaacaagtcggccgtctcccaccgaggcagggtgacccaaaaaagaaagaaaatccccaaaaagaaaatactttcatcattcaacactttcaccacactcacacattatcactgcttttgcagaggtgctcagaatacaacagtttagaagcatatacgtataaagatacacaacatatccctccaaactgccaatatcccaaacccctcctttatagtgcaggcattgtacttcccatttccaggacacaagtcagactatatgaaaataaccggtttccctgaatcccttcactaaatattaccctgctcacactccaacagatcgtcaggtcccaagtatcattcgtctccattcactcctatctaacacgctcatgcacgcttgctggaagtccaagcccctcgcccacaaaacctcctttaccctctctttccaaccctttcgaggacgacccctacccctctttccttcccctatagatttatatgctttccatgtcattctactttgatccaatctctctaaatgaccaaaccacctcaacaacccctcttctgcccactgactaatgcttttattaactccacaccttctcctaatttccacactccgaattttctgcataatatttacaccacacattgcccttagacaggacatctccactgcctccaaccgtctcctcgctgctgcatttaccacccaagcttcacatccatataagagtgttggtactactatactttcatacattcccttctttgcctccatagataatgtatatatatccactaattgtatgcaacacaataactgcacaaatatTATTATCAATACAATGTTAACAAAacctgtttacacaaacaaacaataaaaaaaggtgttttttattattgttctataatatacatacacataaGTAGTCACTGGACACATTCCTAGAACTGCTACAGCTAGTGGaaggttgttgtgtgtgtttggcCTTTGTTGTGGGTGCTGAGAGTGGCGTGGTTGGTGTCACAATGACGCATTACAAAATCGCCACCACCTAttacccacaccatcttccccaacAAACATGCTgtattccccaccacccacatggaaataagtcactgacttattttgggttatcctaggttgagggtcatctgggtcgtctttccttcctaccttccttacttcttccttctttccttcctttctttctttcttccttctggTTTCCTGGGCATTTctttcggtcacaaactcctcaaaaccatgaaattcatatTTACTGATACTTCCATCTGTGTCAGAACTGTCACTTAGGAAAAGAAGAGTCCCAGTTTGCCGGGGAGtgagttacagtggacccccgcataacaatcacctccgaatgcgaccaattatgtaagtgtatttatgtaagtgagtttgtacgtgtatgtttgggggtttgaaatggactaatctacttcacaatattccttatgggaacaaattcggtcagtactggcacttgaacatacttctggagtgaaaaaatatcgttaaccgggggtccactgtatttcttaccgCATGGGAAACAAGGcatactgaaatggcattcccacaatgcaccactggctccacaatttttttttatatgcgcacactgaccatgcagacccattttttcacatgtaggcctaccagctttctcccgctagaattttggcatagtattaCGGGACCAACACTGGCTCTCAAACCATAATATTATgggaccgacagtgaaagggttaaaaatataataatcatggggaatatactgagagatgtctatACGGCACCAGTGAGAAAACAGTTTTAGTGGTCAATGGACAGGAGATGTACATGACAGATTCATGTACCATTAAGTGACTCACTTCAGTACAGGACACATACATGGTCTCCATCAGTCCTGTTTGTGCTTCCTGGTATGCAAGTACACTCCCTCATTCACCCACATTATTTAGTAAATGTTACCCTCCCTCATTCACCCACATTATTTAGTAAATGTTACCCATCATTTAGGGATGATATATGAATTTTAAAAATTTAAGTTGTAATTTTATAACTGGAGTGCAGgcgcacctctggcaaaacagtgatggagcgaatgattgtgaaagtttctttttcaggccaccctgccttggtgggaaacagttgatgtgttaataaaaaaaaacaataaaaaaattttCATTGTCAATAAACTTGAGAAAAATTTAAGTTATTTCTTGTTTGCACCAGTTATcagaaaaaaatatgtattatatTTTCCTTATAACTTTAAGTTGACTTTTGTTTTACTTTTTGTGCCACCCTGCTTCAATGGGACACAGTTGGTTTGTTGAAACAACAACTACTTCAAGTTTATAAAAGagtataataatttttatttaggGGTTGCcgagacattaaaattattttaaaGGTTCCACAAGAGTAAAAGGTTGAGAAATGCTACCCtagagggaggttccttgatactggtgaggggctcttgattcaaggaactagaACTGCTCTTTCCTTCTCGGATTTAACCTTAATGCCTCCAATTAACccaaggcactgtatgactcctcCAGGTTTAGTGTTTTCCCAtgaataagttggataaatttagatttagaaaggacataggtaagtattggttttctaacagagttgtagacgcgtggaacagtcttcccagtggggtgatagaggctaggaccttgggtagctttaagaagagactggacaaatatatgagtgggaggggctgggtttgattggtgtcatggggtacgggagttatttcttgggtagctttaggtagaggtcgttttgataaggacctgccttgtatgggccagtaggccttctgcagtgttcctacattcttatgttcttatgtttttatgaatgtaataataataataaaaatagacgAGACATTAGTTTGTTAATTATTTTCACACATACAGTATTATGTAAATGAATCTGACATTATTTTGTTAAAAGCAAGTTTGAATAGTGAATGAGTCACACAGCTCTTATTTGGCTTTGTCTTGAAATAGCATAAAATGACTTACCTGGCAGCCAGTACAAATAACACTAAGTTGGGAGACAGCTCCCTCACGGAGAGAAGCTTGCTCCTGAATCACAATGGCTCCCATGGAACCTGTACAACGATGCATCATTCTTATCATCTCACTGAGATTGGTCATATCCATTATTCGGTAGCCAACTGCTGGTATTACATCATCGACGACGCCTTCTGGTATGAGGGTTGCTGGTTCACAGTGCTCGGATGCCTTGAGCAGCTGACCCAGCAGGTTTTCCTTCTGAGATTCGTTCTGCATGGTGATTGACGGAGCAGGTATCTGACGAACAGACAACACACTCTCTGGAATTATGAAATTGTCACTTCCTTCGGTTTTTGGGAAGGGAATGAGTTTTGGcactctctttttcttcctcCTGCTGCTCTTCTTGGTGTCATCAGTGAGcatatgttggtggtgttggttaggAGTAGTGCCTCTACTTCTTCTGCTCCTCAGCACCAGAGTAGGCTTGCTCTCCTTTTTACTCACTTCTTCAGATAAACCTTTATTATTTTGGTGATCTATATTATCAAAGTGTTGGTGATCAGTTACACCCGATATGATGGAAGCTGCCCTAATGACATCCGAATGTTCTGAACCCTGGTTCTGAACGCATTCCCGGTCCATTTTCTCAATTTTTGGATTACCAAGACTAGCAAGGGTAAGAGCAACTTCGCTGTCTGTGTCTGTGGAGGTGTGATATACTGCTGACATGGACAGTTGTGCCATATTTGCCACAGTTGTTACTGAACTGTCATAACAAGAGGCTGATATAAGACTAAACTCAGTGCCAATTGGCATCATATTAGAGGACTGATCCCCTACTTTTGTAAAGTTGTTAGTATCTCTGTTTTCAAGAACGATGTTAGgactcactccatcacttccaTTAATTTGCTCAATGACCATACCTTCAGAATTAGGTTCTTTCTTCTGAGGCTGGTGTAAGACATATAACGGATGAGACATATCATGAGATGGATGAGTGTAAACAGTCTCACTGACGGAGGCTTGTAGTAAGTCTACCCCCTCATTACTCTTCTCACCCATACCTTTGGACATGGGAACAGGCACTAGGGAATCAAAAGGCACAATGTTGCTGGCTGGGACTTCGTACACCATTATTGGTGCCGGGTGAAGAGGCTCGTAGTAATGCTGAGTGTCTAGGGGCAGAGTTCCGCTACCATTGGTAATGCCACCAAGCTGTAGACCTTGAGGGTTGTGTGTTTCATGAGCAGCTTGCTGGCTGGGAAAACTATGCAACTTTACTGTCTTGTTTGCATTAAGAACTTCTGATGCATCTTCTAGCAGATTGGTCTGAGGAGAAAAATCTTTTGTAGATAAAACAACATTAATATAAAAACATAGGCAAAGAGTATAACACAGATTGTTTAAGAAGTACAGGAGATGGAAGCATGGTTCATGCAACTGCAATGCCATAACTGTACTGACTTAACTACTGAGTGATCAGTCAAGGACTTGCAGTTGCAGGGATGTGGATCAGTCCCCAGTACTCCTTACACAATCTGACTAAATCTGAATTTACAGTATTTATGTGAAGTAATAAGCCATCATTGAGAGCAAGGAAGGATAATGGCTCGGTCTTTTGCCTGATGATCagaagacacagacagacacacacacacacaggtggggccaggagctgtgactcgacccctgcaaccacaactaggtgagtacagacacatatacacgcacacatatacaacaggcttagtgtctaatcgacatgtgcctaggacaaaatggtaactaacacacacacacaaaaggatgAAGGATTCAGAATTAGTGCATTAGTGCATGGGATGGTACAGTAAAAGTTGCACTTCTAGGGTCTTGGAACCATTCACCATAAAACTATGTAGTATTTTGGAATTTGAGTTACACTGGCTTTGAGATACATCTTCTAGACTACATTAAAGTTATAACTCAAAGAAccactgtacttgtatataaagCCAATAGAAAAAAAACTAGTTTCAAAAGTTACCTGATGAGTAATGACCTGTACATCTTGATTCTGATCCATGTCTGTGATCTCGCCATCCATTGTCAGATTATCTTCATTATTTACAGCAAGAGGGTCAGAAACCTGAGAGTAATCACTGCTGACTTGTTGCATGTCGTTGTCCGTCAGCCTCAACTCTTCCCCGTCAACCGATATACCGTTGTTAACTTGGTGGAGCTGTCCGCCAACCTGGCGTATGTCTTGGGCAGCTTGGTGTAAGCCTTCTTGAACTGGCTGTATCTCGTCGTTTATTGAGTGTATACCTGCATCCACTGGTCGAAGGCCAAGCCCCGAGGAGAGTTCATGCTTCCGGGAAGATGTGGGGCGAAGTTCTGGTGATAAAGATCCACTTGTGACATTGGGGATCGCCTGATGATCCATTCTGAAATCAGAGCAATTATTGGCATATTTTTCATTGCATAATTTAAAGTTTTTAAAAATAcagtacgtatatgtatatacttcaggtgatagtgttaaaaaaaaagttacaagACTTCCTAATAAGAAAGTgaacagtctgtgtgtgtgtgtgtgtgtgtgtgtgtgtgtgcgagagagagagagagagagagagagagagagagacagagacagagagagagagagagagagagagagagagagagagagagagaggcggggggggggggtgaagacgtgtcaccgtgtgctccacaaactttcttaatattacttaactaCGAGGGttggtaagtaagtaaatttattcaggtatacacaaatacagttacacagaattatcatacatagcagcatatgtgtagagaacctaggataacccaaaaaagtc
Protein-coding regions in this window:
- the LOC128704273 gene encoding uncharacterized protein; this translates as MDHQAIPNVTSGSLSPELRPTSSRKHELSSGLGLRPVDAGIHSINDEIQPVQEGLHQAAQDIRQVGGQLHQVNNGISVDGEELRLTDNDMQQVSSDYSQVSDPLAVNNEDNLTMDGEITDMDQNQDVQVITHQTNLLEDASEVLNANKTVKLHSFPSQQAAHETHNPQGLQLGGITNGSGTLPLDTQHYYEPLHPAPIMVYEVPASNIVPFDSLVPVPMSKGMGEKSNEGVDLLQASVSETVYTHPSHDMSHPLYVLHQPQKKEPNSEGMVIEQINGSDGVSPNIVLENRDTNNFTKVGDQSSNMMPIGTEFSLISASCYDSSVTTVANMAQLSMSAVYHTSTDTDSEVALTLASLGNPKIEKMDRECVQNQGSEHSDVIRAASIISGVTDHQHFDNIDHQNNKGLSEEVSKKESKPTLVLRSRRSRGTTPNQHHQHMLTDDTKKSSRRKKKRVPKLIPFPKTEGSDNFIIPESVLSVRQIPAPSITMQNESQKENLLGQLLKASEHCEPATLIPEGVVDDVIPAVGYRIMDMTNLSEMIRMMHRCTGSMGAIVIQEQASLREGAVSQLSVICTGCQEGAVCATSNRTSATGPWDINARVEQLTKEFNIKEDQVQRMLEILGIFYRPCDPSLQPMPQPMEMEATPVHSGKKKRKKKSDTDSCGKPKNLVCTVCKERFVGENHLKKHMHSHDLTLHTCPYCHAYFKKPFNLKQHIKKHENCKYECNQCQRVFTDKSTLQCHIRSQHEKRYNIQCELCLKRFYHRAHYNEHMRIHTGEKPYMCELCGKKFSWHDSVKKHMQTHSAESKYKCRLCGKWFRWLQGVRQHLQQQHKLKKCDIEAQVVTAATETTSSLPQFHQQPHPPQQQQQQQQQQQQQQQQQQQQQQQQQHHNHTHQQTQVLQQTSTQQPQDDNTSGREYHTLEAAAPDSDNTAQQTLNMFHVTQVENQQQSMFQYH